In one window of Primulina tabacum isolate GXHZ01 chromosome 8, ASM2559414v2, whole genome shotgun sequence DNA:
- the LOC142553651 gene encoding putative E3 ubiquitin-protein ligase LIN-1 isoform X1, producing the protein MAMSLEDLLAEEGFHRRKSKIISRTSYTSEGRPSVPLRVRHESSSSLTVKKVERSRSEIPRYSSKGEASTSDSFNGRRPRDTFIRRVKIESESEAWKNDVKLKRRGHQDSWDGVRFNVRTSADSQVSEITEVTQGYEIVEVGNNSPYKDIYLNKVYGYEENESRNSTRHEERERYRQRSGKNIEEDKKNRNSFKHPPSLPNRGNTDATNWKLMNQPESSSKKTFDENKSMKQPKLEETLDTPALDEAAVKAIISILSGYIKRFLEDEDFRTYLRHNSLASLNFIGLEEGLNTESKVIENLEQAIETVERAAEESASVKELKKASLQLSVITGLNSNDLKDGFTSGIPNLKLSACAHLYLSVIYVIQKKDKITAKHILQVFCDSPFQARVALLPDLWDHVFLPNLLHVKLWYDKEARSLADSRVSSNLNLLDKLYNETLDWGTHQFSKYYKDWLTEGLEAPSLPVIKIPSFSVQLMPKGGLHGHTNSPASYVSPQPMVSKTLYDEVFRHAHKPGFELEIYEEENFEISVRSSNSPAPEDKQLILYDSLTSTNQDFEPDGESLPVDLYVANETLSENSLGVANPDERCTNSQSYQKNPTALQIKFESNVQEQGENHQEFRDRPSLASIPNDFVCPLTGLIFEDPVTLETGQSFEREAIIDWFNKGSTTCPVTRKALQFQAVPSTNLILKRVIDNWKSDHFQHILVKVSQVAANSAENSFISNDDMIICILEQLLVVLSGKERVENAKRVLSLGGLQFLLKRFHSGNTKEKTFILPLFLCCIEADEECRNYLSRNINKSSLLYLLHGEQLKTVTDAVLLLTELICLNRRMDSQIFLEGVNNEELANAMDDLLIHLKTCTMEETPVVAVLLLHLNLLSQPQMNNAYRQEAVDALTVTLGQSLTDEKVQKKCSRALLVLGGCFSSSAKLMTEDWILKLAGFLNGPDWDIADDESCDISFDGRVTTNFSDSKFSKVDSQIEDSEEEKAREKWLVSLSASLLEDGKKPFLETVSKCLNSGNLDLVRVCLVTVAWLSSSLASLPETEFQLYAFSALISPLKKCMEHGELVEHKILASLCLLNFSKFPECRILLMKIAEEICSCVQNLAEVTWTAKELCTIISGKRK; encoded by the exons ATGGCCATGTCACTCGAAGATCTTCTGGCCGAAGAAGGATTCCATAGGAGaaaatcaaaaataatttcaagaACTTCCTATACATCTGAAGGAAGACCGAGCGTGCCTCTGCGAGTTAGACACGAATCAAGTTCTTCACTTACTGTGAAAAAAGTGGAGAGATCACGATCTGAGATACCTCGATACAGCTCAAAAGGAGAAGCTTCAACAAGTGACAGTTTTAATGGCAGAAGGCCGAGGGATACTTTCATCCGAAGGGTGAAGATAGAATCAGAATCTGAGGCTTGGAAAAATGATGTGAAACTCAAAAGAAGAGGTCATCAAGATTCATGGGATGGTGTGAGGTTTAATGTTAGGACGTCTGCAGATTCACAAGTTTCTGAGATAACTGAGGTGACACAGGGATATGAGATAGTTGAGGTGGGAAATAACAGCCCATACAAAGATATTTACTTGAACAAAGTTTATGGATACGAGGAAAATGAGAGTAGGAATTCTACTAGACATGAGGAAAGGGAGAGATACAGGCAGCGTTCTGGGAAGAATATAGAAGAGGACAAGAAAAATAGGAACTCTTTCAAACATCCTCCTTCCTTACCCAATCGAGGAAACACTGATGCAACCAATTGGAAACTTATGAACCAGCCCGAGAGCTCCTCTAAGAAAACGTTTGACGAAAATAAGAGCATGAAACAACCCAAGCTTGAAGAGACACTTGATACTCCGGCTCTTGATGAAGCCGCTGTTAAAGCCATTATTTCTATCTTGAGTGGATACATAAAACGTTTTCTTGAGGACGAAGATTTCAGGACATACCTTCGTCACAATAGTCTTGCTTCCCTCAATTTTATTGGATTAGAAGAAGGTCTGAATACTGAAAGTAAAGTCATAGAAAATCTAGAACAAGCGATAGAAACAGTGGAAAGAGCAGCGGAGGAAAGTGCAAGTGTAAAAGAATTGAAAAAAGCTTCATTACAGCTAAGTGTTATTACTGGATTAAATTCCAATGATTTGAAAGATGGGTTTACATCTGGAATCCCGAATTTGAAATTGTCAGCTTGTGCTCATCTATATCTCAGTGTGATATATGTGATACAAAAAAAGGACAAGATTACAGcaaaacatattcttcaagtgTTCTGTGATTCTCCTTTCCAGGCACGAGTAGCTTTGTTACCTGATTTATGGGACCATGTTTTTCTACCAAATCTCTTACATGTGAAGCTCTGGTATGATAAAGAAGCCCGTTCTTTAGCAGATTCACGTGTTTCATCAAATCTCAATCTTCTTGATAAACTCTATAATGAAACATTGGATTGGGGAACACATCAATTTTCCAAGTACTACAAGGATTGGCTAACCGAGGGGCTTGAAGCACCTTCACTCCCCGTGATCAAAATCCCTTCTTTCTCTGTTCAACTGATGCCAAAGGGAGGCTTGCACGGCCACACAAATAGTCCTGCTAGTTATGTCTCGCCTCAGCCAATGGTCAGTAAAACACTCTATGATGAAGTATTTAGACATGCACATAAACCGGGGTTTGAACTGGAAATTTATGAGGAGGAGAACTTTGAAATAAGTGTTAGAAGCTCAAATAGTCCTGCCCCAGAAGACAAGCAACTGATACTATATGATTCATTGACCAGCACAAATCAAGACTTTGAACCAGACGGCGAATCTCTCCCT GTTGATTTATATGTAGCCAATGAAACACTCTCAGAAAATTCATTAGGAGTTGCAAATCCTGATGAAAGATGCACAAATTCTCAGAGTTATCAAAAAAACCCTACAGCCTTG CAAATTAAGTTTGAGAGTAATGTTCAAG AACAAGGGGAGAATCATCAAGAGTTTAGAGACAGACCTTCTCTTGCAAGCATCCCCAACGATTTTGTATGCCCCTTGACTGGCCTTATTTTTGAAGATCCAGTCACCCTTGAGACAGGTCAAAGTTTTGAACGGGAAGCTATCATTGACTGGTTCAATAAAGGATCCACTACTTGTCCAGTCACCAGAAAAGCGTTACAATTTCAAGCTGTACCGTCTACCAATCTCATCTTGAAGCGTGTTATTGATAATTGGAAGAGTGACCACTTTCAGCATATCTTGGTTAAAGTCTCTCAAGTAGCTGCAAATTCTGCAGAAAATTCATTTATATCAAATGATGATATGATCATATGTATCTTGGAGCAACTTCTTGTTGTTTTAAGTGGAAAGGAGAGAGTAGAGAATGCAAAAAGAGTTTTATCTCTTGGGGGATTGCAGTTTCTCCTTAAAAGATTTCATAGTGGAAACACTAAGGAGAAGACGTTTATCTTACCATTATTTTTGTGTTGTATTGAAGCTGATGAAGAGTGCAGGAATTATCTTTCAAGAAACATAAACAAGTCGAGTCTGCTATATCTACTTCACGGTGAGCAGTTGAAGACAGTAACAGATGCAGTTTTACTGCTGACTGAACTTATTTGCTTGAACAG GAGGATGgattctcaaatttttttagaaGGTGTAAACAACGAAGAGTTAGCAAATGCGATGGATGATTTGCTAATACATCTCAAGACCTGCACAATGGAAGAGACACCCGTGGTTGCTGTTCTGCTTCTACATTTGAATCTTCTG TCACAACCACAAATGAATAACGCATATAGACAGGAGGCCGTCGATGCGCTTACAGTCACTCTGGGACAAAGCCTAACTGATGAAAAAGTCCAGAAGAAGTGTTCCAGAGCTCTTTTAGTCCTTGGAGGCTGCTTCTCTTCATCTGCGAAACTCATGACAGAGGATTGGATCCTTAAACTTGCTGGTTTTCTCAATGGTCCTGATTGGGATATTGCTGATGACGAATCCTGTGATATATCATTTGATGGAAGAGTGACAACg AATTTTAGCgattcaaaattttcgaaggTTGATTCTCAGATCGAAGACAGTGAAGAAGAAAAGGCGCGGGAGAAGTGGCTAGTGAGTTTATCAGCTTCACTGCTTGAGGACGGGAAAAAGCCGTTCTTGGAGACtgtatccaaatgtttgaattCCGGGAACTTGGATTTGGTCCGAGTGTGTTTGGTAACAGTGGCCTGGTTGAGTTCTTCACTTGCTTCATTGCCAGAAACAGAATTTCAACTTTATGCTTTCTCAGCTCTCATCTCTCCACTCAAAAAATGTATGGAACATGGGGAGCTGGTCGAGCACAAGATTCTTGCTTCATTATGTCTGCTAAATTTCAGTAAATTTCCAG AATGCAGGATACTGCTGATGAAGATTGCGGAGGAGATTTGCAGCTGTGTACAAAACCTGGCGGAGGTTACATGGACGGCCAAGGAACTTTGTACCATAATTTCCGGGAAGAGGAAGTAG
- the LOC142553651 gene encoding putative E3 ubiquitin-protein ligase LIN-1 isoform X2, which translates to MAMSLEDLLAEEGFHRRKSKIISRTSYTSEGRPSVPLRVRHESSSSLTVKKVERSRSEIPRYSSKGEASTSDSFNGRRPRDTFIRRVKIESESEAWKNDVKLKRRGHQDSWDGVRFNVRTSADSQVSEITEVTQGYEIVEVGNNSPYKDIYLNKVYGYEENESRNSTRHEERERYRQRSGKNIEEDKKNRNSFKHPPSLPNRGNTDATNWKLMNQPESSSKKTFDENKSMKQPKLEETLDTPALDEAAVKAIISILSGYIKRFLEDEDFRTYLRHNSLASLNFIGLEEGLNTESKVIENLEQAIETVERAAEESASVKELKKASLQLSVITGLNSNDLKDGFTSGIPNLKLSACAHLYLSVIYVIQKKDKITAKHILQVFCDSPFQARVALLPDLWDHVFLPNLLHVKLWYDKEARSLADSRVSSNLNLLDKLYNETLDWGTHQFSKYYKDWLTEGLEAPSLPVIKIPSFSVQLMPKGGLHGHTNSPASYVSPQPMVSKTLYDEVFRHAHKPGFELEIYEEENFEISVRSSNSPAPEDKQLILYDSLTSTNQDFEPDGESLPVDLYVANETLSENSLGVANPDERCTNSQSYQKNPTALQIKFESNVQEQGENHQEFRDRPSLASIPNDFVCPLTGLIFEDPVTLETGQSFEREAIIDWFNKGSTTCPVTRKALQFQAVPSTNLILKRVIDNWKSDHFQHILVKVSQVAANSAENSFISNDDMIICILEQLLVVLSGKERVENAKRVLSLGGLQFLLKRFHSGNTKEKTFILPLFLCCIEADEECRNYLSRNINKSSLLYLLHGEQLKTVTDAVLLLTELICLNRRMDSQIFLEGVNNEELANAMDDLLIHLKTCTMEETPVVAVLLLHLNLLSQPQMNNAYRQEAVDALTVTLGQSLTDEKVQKKCSRALLVLGGCFSSSAKLMTEDWILKLAGFLNGPDWDIADDESCDISFDGRVTTVDSQIEDSEEEKAREKWLVSLSASLLEDGKKPFLETVSKCLNSGNLDLVRVCLVTVAWLSSSLASLPETEFQLYAFSALISPLKKCMEHGELVEHKILASLCLLNFSKFPECRILLMKIAEEICSCVQNLAEVTWTAKELCTIISGKRK; encoded by the exons ATGGCCATGTCACTCGAAGATCTTCTGGCCGAAGAAGGATTCCATAGGAGaaaatcaaaaataatttcaagaACTTCCTATACATCTGAAGGAAGACCGAGCGTGCCTCTGCGAGTTAGACACGAATCAAGTTCTTCACTTACTGTGAAAAAAGTGGAGAGATCACGATCTGAGATACCTCGATACAGCTCAAAAGGAGAAGCTTCAACAAGTGACAGTTTTAATGGCAGAAGGCCGAGGGATACTTTCATCCGAAGGGTGAAGATAGAATCAGAATCTGAGGCTTGGAAAAATGATGTGAAACTCAAAAGAAGAGGTCATCAAGATTCATGGGATGGTGTGAGGTTTAATGTTAGGACGTCTGCAGATTCACAAGTTTCTGAGATAACTGAGGTGACACAGGGATATGAGATAGTTGAGGTGGGAAATAACAGCCCATACAAAGATATTTACTTGAACAAAGTTTATGGATACGAGGAAAATGAGAGTAGGAATTCTACTAGACATGAGGAAAGGGAGAGATACAGGCAGCGTTCTGGGAAGAATATAGAAGAGGACAAGAAAAATAGGAACTCTTTCAAACATCCTCCTTCCTTACCCAATCGAGGAAACACTGATGCAACCAATTGGAAACTTATGAACCAGCCCGAGAGCTCCTCTAAGAAAACGTTTGACGAAAATAAGAGCATGAAACAACCCAAGCTTGAAGAGACACTTGATACTCCGGCTCTTGATGAAGCCGCTGTTAAAGCCATTATTTCTATCTTGAGTGGATACATAAAACGTTTTCTTGAGGACGAAGATTTCAGGACATACCTTCGTCACAATAGTCTTGCTTCCCTCAATTTTATTGGATTAGAAGAAGGTCTGAATACTGAAAGTAAAGTCATAGAAAATCTAGAACAAGCGATAGAAACAGTGGAAAGAGCAGCGGAGGAAAGTGCAAGTGTAAAAGAATTGAAAAAAGCTTCATTACAGCTAAGTGTTATTACTGGATTAAATTCCAATGATTTGAAAGATGGGTTTACATCTGGAATCCCGAATTTGAAATTGTCAGCTTGTGCTCATCTATATCTCAGTGTGATATATGTGATACAAAAAAAGGACAAGATTACAGcaaaacatattcttcaagtgTTCTGTGATTCTCCTTTCCAGGCACGAGTAGCTTTGTTACCTGATTTATGGGACCATGTTTTTCTACCAAATCTCTTACATGTGAAGCTCTGGTATGATAAAGAAGCCCGTTCTTTAGCAGATTCACGTGTTTCATCAAATCTCAATCTTCTTGATAAACTCTATAATGAAACATTGGATTGGGGAACACATCAATTTTCCAAGTACTACAAGGATTGGCTAACCGAGGGGCTTGAAGCACCTTCACTCCCCGTGATCAAAATCCCTTCTTTCTCTGTTCAACTGATGCCAAAGGGAGGCTTGCACGGCCACACAAATAGTCCTGCTAGTTATGTCTCGCCTCAGCCAATGGTCAGTAAAACACTCTATGATGAAGTATTTAGACATGCACATAAACCGGGGTTTGAACTGGAAATTTATGAGGAGGAGAACTTTGAAATAAGTGTTAGAAGCTCAAATAGTCCTGCCCCAGAAGACAAGCAACTGATACTATATGATTCATTGACCAGCACAAATCAAGACTTTGAACCAGACGGCGAATCTCTCCCT GTTGATTTATATGTAGCCAATGAAACACTCTCAGAAAATTCATTAGGAGTTGCAAATCCTGATGAAAGATGCACAAATTCTCAGAGTTATCAAAAAAACCCTACAGCCTTG CAAATTAAGTTTGAGAGTAATGTTCAAG AACAAGGGGAGAATCATCAAGAGTTTAGAGACAGACCTTCTCTTGCAAGCATCCCCAACGATTTTGTATGCCCCTTGACTGGCCTTATTTTTGAAGATCCAGTCACCCTTGAGACAGGTCAAAGTTTTGAACGGGAAGCTATCATTGACTGGTTCAATAAAGGATCCACTACTTGTCCAGTCACCAGAAAAGCGTTACAATTTCAAGCTGTACCGTCTACCAATCTCATCTTGAAGCGTGTTATTGATAATTGGAAGAGTGACCACTTTCAGCATATCTTGGTTAAAGTCTCTCAAGTAGCTGCAAATTCTGCAGAAAATTCATTTATATCAAATGATGATATGATCATATGTATCTTGGAGCAACTTCTTGTTGTTTTAAGTGGAAAGGAGAGAGTAGAGAATGCAAAAAGAGTTTTATCTCTTGGGGGATTGCAGTTTCTCCTTAAAAGATTTCATAGTGGAAACACTAAGGAGAAGACGTTTATCTTACCATTATTTTTGTGTTGTATTGAAGCTGATGAAGAGTGCAGGAATTATCTTTCAAGAAACATAAACAAGTCGAGTCTGCTATATCTACTTCACGGTGAGCAGTTGAAGACAGTAACAGATGCAGTTTTACTGCTGACTGAACTTATTTGCTTGAACAG GAGGATGgattctcaaatttttttagaaGGTGTAAACAACGAAGAGTTAGCAAATGCGATGGATGATTTGCTAATACATCTCAAGACCTGCACAATGGAAGAGACACCCGTGGTTGCTGTTCTGCTTCTACATTTGAATCTTCTG TCACAACCACAAATGAATAACGCATATAGACAGGAGGCCGTCGATGCGCTTACAGTCACTCTGGGACAAAGCCTAACTGATGAAAAAGTCCAGAAGAAGTGTTCCAGAGCTCTTTTAGTCCTTGGAGGCTGCTTCTCTTCATCTGCGAAACTCATGACAGAGGATTGGATCCTTAAACTTGCTGGTTTTCTCAATGGTCCTGATTGGGATATTGCTGATGACGAATCCTGTGATATATCATTTGATGGAAGAGTGACAACg gTTGATTCTCAGATCGAAGACAGTGAAGAAGAAAAGGCGCGGGAGAAGTGGCTAGTGAGTTTATCAGCTTCACTGCTTGAGGACGGGAAAAAGCCGTTCTTGGAGACtgtatccaaatgtttgaattCCGGGAACTTGGATTTGGTCCGAGTGTGTTTGGTAACAGTGGCCTGGTTGAGTTCTTCACTTGCTTCATTGCCAGAAACAGAATTTCAACTTTATGCTTTCTCAGCTCTCATCTCTCCACTCAAAAAATGTATGGAACATGGGGAGCTGGTCGAGCACAAGATTCTTGCTTCATTATGTCTGCTAAATTTCAGTAAATTTCCAG AATGCAGGATACTGCTGATGAAGATTGCGGAGGAGATTTGCAGCTGTGTACAAAACCTGGCGGAGGTTACATGGACGGCCAAGGAACTTTGTACCATAATTTCCGGGAAGAGGAAGTAG
- the LOC142553651 gene encoding putative E3 ubiquitin-protein ligase LIN-1 isoform X3, translating into MAMSLEDLLAEEGFHRRKSKIISRTSYTSEGRPSVPLRVRHESSSSLTVKKVERSRSEIPRYSSKGEASTSDSFNGRRPRDTFIRRVKIESESEAWKNDVKLKRRGHQDSWDGVRFNVRTSADSQVSEITEVTQGYEIVEVGNNSPYKDIYLNKVYGYEENESRNSTRHEERERYRQRSGKNIEEDKKNRNSFKHPPSLPNRGNTDATNWKLMNQPESSSKKTFDENKSMKQPKLEETLDTPALDEAAVKAIISILSGYIKRFLEDEDFRTYLRHNSLASLNFIGLEEGLNTESKVIENLEQAIETVERAAEESASVKELKKASLQLSVITGLNSNDLKDGFTSGIPNLKLSACAHLYLSVIYVIQKKDKITAKHILQVFCDSPFQARVALLPDLWDHVFLPNLLHVKLWYDKEARSLADSRVSSNLNLLDKLYNETLDWGTHQFSKYYKDWLTEGLEAPSLPVIKIPSFSVQLMPKGGLHGHTNSPASYVSPQPMVSKTLYDEVFRHAHKPGFELEIYEEENFEISVRSSNSPAPEDKQLILYDSLTSTNQDFEPDGESLPVDLYVANETLSENSLGVANPDERCTNSQSYQKNPTALQIKFESNVQEQGENHQEFRDRPSLASIPNDFVCPLTGLIFEDPVTLETGQSFEREAIIDWFNKGSTTCPVTRKALQFQAVPSTNLILKRVIDNWKSDHFQHILVKVSQVAANSAENSFISNDDMIICILEQLLVVLSGKERVENAKRVLSLGGLQFLLKRFHSGNTKEKTFILPLFLCCIEADEECRNYLSRNINKSSLLYLLHGEQLKTVTDAVLLLTELICLNRRMDSQIFLEGVNNEELANAMDDLLIHLKTCTMEETPVVAVLLLHLNLLSQPQMNNAYRQEAVDALTVTLGQSLTDEKVQKKCSRALLVLGGCFSSSAKLMTEDWILKLAGFLNGPDWDIADDESCDISFDGRVTTIEDSEEEKAREKWLVSLSASLLEDGKKPFLETVSKCLNSGNLDLVRVCLVTVAWLSSSLASLPETEFQLYAFSALISPLKKCMEHGELVEHKILASLCLLNFSKFPECRILLMKIAEEICSCVQNLAEVTWTAKELCTIISGKRK; encoded by the exons ATGGCCATGTCACTCGAAGATCTTCTGGCCGAAGAAGGATTCCATAGGAGaaaatcaaaaataatttcaagaACTTCCTATACATCTGAAGGAAGACCGAGCGTGCCTCTGCGAGTTAGACACGAATCAAGTTCTTCACTTACTGTGAAAAAAGTGGAGAGATCACGATCTGAGATACCTCGATACAGCTCAAAAGGAGAAGCTTCAACAAGTGACAGTTTTAATGGCAGAAGGCCGAGGGATACTTTCATCCGAAGGGTGAAGATAGAATCAGAATCTGAGGCTTGGAAAAATGATGTGAAACTCAAAAGAAGAGGTCATCAAGATTCATGGGATGGTGTGAGGTTTAATGTTAGGACGTCTGCAGATTCACAAGTTTCTGAGATAACTGAGGTGACACAGGGATATGAGATAGTTGAGGTGGGAAATAACAGCCCATACAAAGATATTTACTTGAACAAAGTTTATGGATACGAGGAAAATGAGAGTAGGAATTCTACTAGACATGAGGAAAGGGAGAGATACAGGCAGCGTTCTGGGAAGAATATAGAAGAGGACAAGAAAAATAGGAACTCTTTCAAACATCCTCCTTCCTTACCCAATCGAGGAAACACTGATGCAACCAATTGGAAACTTATGAACCAGCCCGAGAGCTCCTCTAAGAAAACGTTTGACGAAAATAAGAGCATGAAACAACCCAAGCTTGAAGAGACACTTGATACTCCGGCTCTTGATGAAGCCGCTGTTAAAGCCATTATTTCTATCTTGAGTGGATACATAAAACGTTTTCTTGAGGACGAAGATTTCAGGACATACCTTCGTCACAATAGTCTTGCTTCCCTCAATTTTATTGGATTAGAAGAAGGTCTGAATACTGAAAGTAAAGTCATAGAAAATCTAGAACAAGCGATAGAAACAGTGGAAAGAGCAGCGGAGGAAAGTGCAAGTGTAAAAGAATTGAAAAAAGCTTCATTACAGCTAAGTGTTATTACTGGATTAAATTCCAATGATTTGAAAGATGGGTTTACATCTGGAATCCCGAATTTGAAATTGTCAGCTTGTGCTCATCTATATCTCAGTGTGATATATGTGATACAAAAAAAGGACAAGATTACAGcaaaacatattcttcaagtgTTCTGTGATTCTCCTTTCCAGGCACGAGTAGCTTTGTTACCTGATTTATGGGACCATGTTTTTCTACCAAATCTCTTACATGTGAAGCTCTGGTATGATAAAGAAGCCCGTTCTTTAGCAGATTCACGTGTTTCATCAAATCTCAATCTTCTTGATAAACTCTATAATGAAACATTGGATTGGGGAACACATCAATTTTCCAAGTACTACAAGGATTGGCTAACCGAGGGGCTTGAAGCACCTTCACTCCCCGTGATCAAAATCCCTTCTTTCTCTGTTCAACTGATGCCAAAGGGAGGCTTGCACGGCCACACAAATAGTCCTGCTAGTTATGTCTCGCCTCAGCCAATGGTCAGTAAAACACTCTATGATGAAGTATTTAGACATGCACATAAACCGGGGTTTGAACTGGAAATTTATGAGGAGGAGAACTTTGAAATAAGTGTTAGAAGCTCAAATAGTCCTGCCCCAGAAGACAAGCAACTGATACTATATGATTCATTGACCAGCACAAATCAAGACTTTGAACCAGACGGCGAATCTCTCCCT GTTGATTTATATGTAGCCAATGAAACACTCTCAGAAAATTCATTAGGAGTTGCAAATCCTGATGAAAGATGCACAAATTCTCAGAGTTATCAAAAAAACCCTACAGCCTTG CAAATTAAGTTTGAGAGTAATGTTCAAG AACAAGGGGAGAATCATCAAGAGTTTAGAGACAGACCTTCTCTTGCAAGCATCCCCAACGATTTTGTATGCCCCTTGACTGGCCTTATTTTTGAAGATCCAGTCACCCTTGAGACAGGTCAAAGTTTTGAACGGGAAGCTATCATTGACTGGTTCAATAAAGGATCCACTACTTGTCCAGTCACCAGAAAAGCGTTACAATTTCAAGCTGTACCGTCTACCAATCTCATCTTGAAGCGTGTTATTGATAATTGGAAGAGTGACCACTTTCAGCATATCTTGGTTAAAGTCTCTCAAGTAGCTGCAAATTCTGCAGAAAATTCATTTATATCAAATGATGATATGATCATATGTATCTTGGAGCAACTTCTTGTTGTTTTAAGTGGAAAGGAGAGAGTAGAGAATGCAAAAAGAGTTTTATCTCTTGGGGGATTGCAGTTTCTCCTTAAAAGATTTCATAGTGGAAACACTAAGGAGAAGACGTTTATCTTACCATTATTTTTGTGTTGTATTGAAGCTGATGAAGAGTGCAGGAATTATCTTTCAAGAAACATAAACAAGTCGAGTCTGCTATATCTACTTCACGGTGAGCAGTTGAAGACAGTAACAGATGCAGTTTTACTGCTGACTGAACTTATTTGCTTGAACAG GAGGATGgattctcaaatttttttagaaGGTGTAAACAACGAAGAGTTAGCAAATGCGATGGATGATTTGCTAATACATCTCAAGACCTGCACAATGGAAGAGACACCCGTGGTTGCTGTTCTGCTTCTACATTTGAATCTTCTG TCACAACCACAAATGAATAACGCATATAGACAGGAGGCCGTCGATGCGCTTACAGTCACTCTGGGACAAAGCCTAACTGATGAAAAAGTCCAGAAGAAGTGTTCCAGAGCTCTTTTAGTCCTTGGAGGCTGCTTCTCTTCATCTGCGAAACTCATGACAGAGGATTGGATCCTTAAACTTGCTGGTTTTCTCAATGGTCCTGATTGGGATATTGCTGATGACGAATCCTGTGATATATCATTTGATGGAAGAGTGACAACg ATCGAAGACAGTGAAGAAGAAAAGGCGCGGGAGAAGTGGCTAGTGAGTTTATCAGCTTCACTGCTTGAGGACGGGAAAAAGCCGTTCTTGGAGACtgtatccaaatgtttgaattCCGGGAACTTGGATTTGGTCCGAGTGTGTTTGGTAACAGTGGCCTGGTTGAGTTCTTCACTTGCTTCATTGCCAGAAACAGAATTTCAACTTTATGCTTTCTCAGCTCTCATCTCTCCACTCAAAAAATGTATGGAACATGGGGAGCTGGTCGAGCACAAGATTCTTGCTTCATTATGTCTGCTAAATTTCAGTAAATTTCCAG AATGCAGGATACTGCTGATGAAGATTGCGGAGGAGATTTGCAGCTGTGTACAAAACCTGGCGGAGGTTACATGGACGGCCAAGGAACTTTGTACCATAATTTCCGGGAAGAGGAAGTAG